A DNA window from Candidatus Protochlamydia naegleriophila contains the following coding sequences:
- the dnaE gene encoding DNA polymerase III subunit alpha, translated as MTTPFIHLRTHSQYSILDASASITDLAQRAAQDGMKAMALTDHGNLFGIVDFYKACKDAKVKPLIGCELYVAPGSRLEKTKVPGLRAAYNLTLLAKNKQGYQNLCKLSSAGYIEGFYYYPRIDQDLLKQHSEGLICLAGSLGTRLSHEILQGTPDSILEHLNWYREVFKDDYYLDLQRHQMTAEDIQSDGLYQESWLVQQYQDYRDRQQKVNTALISLSQEHQIPLVATNDIHYIDREDWRAHEILLNVQSGEPCEIWEKDAYGNPKFRVPNPKRQTYPSHEYYFKSAEQMVSLFQDIPEAISNTEKIAELCHVEIDFKTKHYPVYLPPSLENATYGKEEQREEVEKFLWKLCEEGIPTRYTPERLAKVKEIYPEKDPMQVIRERLDYEMSIIVPKGMSDYLLIVWDFINWAKRNGIPMGPGRGSGAGSIVLYLIGITDIEPLRFHLFFERFINPERISYPDIDVDICMDRRGEVIAYTLQKYGKDNVAQIITFGTMKAKMALKDVGRVLSVPLAKVNEIAKLVPEDLNITLDKALEKDQDLRQLYENDEEVGRLIDLAKKLEGSIRNTGIHAAGIIISGAPLTELIPICNSKDSDMPVTQFSMKPVELVGMLKVDFLGLKTLTAIQICVNAIKASTGKCIDWINLPLDDKPTFDLLNQGKTLGIFQLESGGMQDLARQLHLDRFEEIIAVGALYRPGPMDMIPSFINRKHGREVIENDHPWMKDILAETYGIMVYQEQVMQIASKLANFSLGEGDVLRRAMGKKDMDQMAKQREKFRLGALENQIDEQTSMLVFDKMEKFAAYGFNKSHAAAYGYVSYVTAYLKANYPREWMAALMTCDRDDLAKVAKFIRECQSMNIPMLPPDVNEAGDAFQATKQGIRFAMTGIKGVGTGVVEAIIQERQKGGPFKDFYEFFKRIDTKKVGKKVIESLVEAGSFDFTGWSRDALVMSIDPIYESVSKEQKEQALGILSLFSKMDDSMASKFSKAPDIKHKTPRQEVLRKEKALLGFFLTGHPMDEFKDILQRLSCVPLRRLDQLDHDAVFRSAFIVESLQVRISAKSQKKFAILTISDGIERQELPIWPDLYEEKSHLLQENQLLYAVLQVGKKEEDVRLSCRWLDDLTKANEEMIDTCDKAYDKAKHQIARFAQNKNAMAKQSADKAKNAKPAQPKDKEKEAPTMKIVTIRLDADSARLSHVMKLKKLIQEHHGDTPVQIQFHNQVKSLATLHVDSKWGVALNDQFKQKVSELACVLAIE; from the coding sequence ATGACGACCCCATTTATTCATCTTCGCACCCATTCTCAATATTCGATTTTGGATGCATCCGCTTCTATTACCGACTTAGCCCAAAGAGCGGCCCAAGATGGTATGAAAGCAATGGCTTTGACCGATCATGGCAACTTGTTTGGAATTGTCGATTTTTATAAGGCTTGTAAAGATGCCAAGGTAAAGCCTTTAATTGGCTGCGAATTGTATGTAGCGCCAGGTTCCCGTTTGGAGAAGACAAAAGTGCCTGGTTTGCGCGCGGCTTACAATCTCACGCTCCTAGCAAAAAATAAGCAGGGCTATCAAAACTTATGCAAGCTGTCATCTGCTGGCTATATCGAGGGATTTTATTATTATCCTAGAATCGACCAAGATCTCCTCAAACAACACAGTGAAGGCCTCATTTGCTTGGCTGGTAGCTTGGGAACGCGTTTGTCACACGAAATTTTGCAAGGGACGCCAGATAGCATTTTGGAGCATTTGAACTGGTACCGGGAAGTCTTTAAGGATGACTACTACTTAGACTTGCAGCGCCACCAAATGACGGCAGAAGATATTCAATCAGACGGCCTCTATCAGGAATCTTGGCTTGTGCAGCAGTATCAGGACTATCGCGATCGGCAGCAGAAGGTCAACACGGCTCTTATCTCCCTGAGTCAAGAGCATCAAATTCCCTTGGTAGCAACCAATGACATCCACTATATCGATCGGGAAGATTGGCGCGCACATGAGATTCTTCTCAACGTTCAATCGGGAGAGCCTTGTGAGATTTGGGAAAAAGATGCCTATGGCAATCCTAAATTTCGTGTACCCAATCCCAAAAGGCAGACCTATCCCTCGCATGAGTATTATTTTAAGTCTGCAGAGCAAATGGTCTCCCTTTTTCAGGATATTCCAGAAGCTATTTCTAATACTGAAAAGATTGCCGAGCTTTGTCATGTAGAAATCGACTTCAAAACCAAGCATTATCCGGTTTATTTACCCCCAAGCCTAGAAAATGCGACTTATGGAAAAGAAGAGCAGCGCGAAGAAGTTGAAAAGTTCTTATGGAAGCTGTGTGAAGAGGGGATTCCTACCCGTTATACGCCAGAGAGATTAGCCAAAGTTAAAGAAATTTATCCTGAAAAAGATCCTATGCAGGTCATTCGGGAGCGCTTAGACTATGAAATGAGCATTATCGTTCCAAAGGGAATGAGCGACTACTTACTCATCGTTTGGGACTTCATCAATTGGGCAAAGCGCAATGGCATCCCGATGGGTCCAGGGCGTGGATCGGGAGCGGGTTCCATCGTTCTTTATCTCATTGGCATCACAGATATCGAACCGTTACGCTTCCACTTGTTCTTTGAGCGCTTTATTAATCCCGAGCGTATCTCTTATCCCGATATCGACGTCGATATTTGCATGGATAGGCGCGGCGAGGTGATTGCCTATACGCTGCAAAAGTATGGCAAAGACAATGTGGCTCAGATCATTACGTTTGGTACCATGAAAGCCAAAATGGCTTTAAAAGACGTCGGACGAGTCTTGAGCGTGCCTTTAGCTAAAGTGAACGAAATTGCAAAATTGGTTCCCGAAGACCTCAATATTACGCTCGATAAGGCTCTAGAAAAAGATCAAGATTTGCGCCAGCTATACGAAAATGACGAAGAAGTTGGCCGCTTAATCGATTTGGCTAAAAAGCTTGAGGGGTCGATTCGCAACACCGGTATCCATGCTGCCGGTATCATTATTAGCGGAGCGCCTCTTACAGAGTTGATTCCGATCTGCAATTCCAAAGATTCTGACATGCCGGTCACGCAGTTTTCGATGAAGCCGGTTGAATTGGTTGGCATGTTAAAGGTGGACTTTTTAGGTTTGAAAACGTTGACGGCGATTCAAATTTGCGTCAATGCGATTAAAGCGAGTACTGGAAAGTGTATTGATTGGATCAATCTTCCATTAGATGATAAGCCAACCTTTGACCTCTTAAACCAAGGTAAGACTCTCGGGATTTTCCAGTTGGAGTCTGGAGGCATGCAGGACCTTGCACGTCAATTGCACCTCGATCGCTTTGAAGAAATTATTGCGGTGGGCGCCTTGTATCGTCCGGGTCCGATGGATATGATTCCTTCTTTTATCAACCGTAAGCATGGACGGGAAGTGATTGAAAACGATCACCCCTGGATGAAAGACATTTTAGCAGAAACCTATGGCATCATGGTTTACCAAGAGCAGGTCATGCAGATTGCAAGCAAGCTTGCCAACTTCTCGCTAGGGGAAGGTGACGTCTTGCGCCGCGCCATGGGAAAAAAAGACATGGACCAGATGGCCAAGCAGCGCGAGAAATTTCGCTTGGGCGCTTTGGAAAACCAGATCGACGAACAGACTTCCATGCTGGTTTTCGACAAAATGGAAAAATTTGCTGCGTATGGATTTAATAAGTCGCACGCGGCAGCTTATGGTTACGTTTCCTATGTCACAGCCTACTTAAAGGCAAATTATCCCCGCGAGTGGATGGCAGCGTTAATGACTTGCGATCGGGACGATCTGGCAAAGGTGGCCAAATTCATTCGCGAGTGCCAAAGCATGAATATCCCGATGCTTCCTCCCGACGTCAATGAAGCGGGTGATGCTTTTCAAGCCACCAAGCAAGGAATCCGCTTTGCTATGACGGGGATTAAAGGGGTTGGAACGGGTGTCGTTGAGGCTATTATCCAGGAGAGGCAAAAAGGAGGTCCGTTTAAGGACTTCTATGAGTTTTTTAAGCGGATCGATACGAAAAAAGTGGGTAAAAAAGTTATTGAGAGTTTGGTGGAAGCTGGTAGTTTTGATTTTACAGGCTGGTCTAGAGATGCTTTGGTGATGAGCATTGATCCGATTTATGAGTCGGTTTCAAAAGAGCAAAAAGAGCAGGCGCTTGGCATACTCTCCCTCTTTTCAAAGATGGATGATAGCATGGCGAGCAAATTCTCTAAGGCTCCTGATATCAAGCATAAAACGCCGAGACAAGAAGTGTTGCGCAAGGAAAAAGCGTTGCTTGGTTTCTTTTTGACGGGGCATCCCATGGATGAGTTTAAAGACATCCTACAGCGCCTCTCTTGCGTTCCTTTGAGGCGTTTAGATCAATTGGATCACGATGCTGTCTTCCGATCAGCCTTTATTGTCGAGTCACTGCAAGTTAGGATTTCAGCAAAATCCCAAAAGAAATTTGCCATTTTGACGATTAGCGATGGGATTGAAAGGCAGGAGCTGCCCATTTGGCCCGATCTTTACGAAGAAAAGAGCCACCTGCTGCAGGAAAATCAGCTGCTGTATGCTGTCTTACAAGTAGGAAAAAAAGAGGAAGATGTTCGATTATCCTGTCGCTGGTTAGACGACCTGACCAAGGCCAACGAGGAAATGATTGACACCTGTGATAAGGCTTACGATAAAGCCAAGCATCAAATTGCTCGATTTGCTCAAAATAAAAATGCAATGGCTAAGCAGTCTGCCGATAAAGCCAAAAATGCTAAGCCAGCGCAGCCGAAAGACAAAGAGAAAGAGGCGCCTACCATGAAGATTGTGACTATTCGGTTAGATGCCGATAGCGCGCGTTTAAGCCATGTGATGAAACTTAAGAAATTGATTCAAGAGCACCATGGAGACACACCGGTCCAAATTCAGTTTCACAACCAAGTCAAATCTTTAGCAACGTTGCATGTTGACAGTAAATGGGGAGTGGCCTTGAATGATCAATTTAAACAAAAGGTGAGCGAGCTCGCATGCGTCTTGGCAATTGAATAA
- the uhpC gene encoding MFS transporter → MNTLLALLQPAPHIPEIKDKEVIRTEYKYWRIRILYSMFIGYAFYYFTRKSFTFAMPGLIQDLGFDKSQLGILGSILSLTYGVSKFASGVIGDRTNPRYMMAIGLILTGICNICFGLSSSIFFFALFWGLNGWFQGFGWPPCARFLTQWYSHSERGSWWSTWNVSHNVGGFLIPWVAGVALQYFGWRYAMYFPGVLCILVGFFLINRLRDTPQSLGLPPIEKYRNDYVDKVESEGNEKELTTKQVLVDYVLKNPYLWILAIAYFFVYAVRTGINDWTALFLVESKGYSSIGANGCVSLFEVGGFFGSLAAGWSSDRLFGAKRGPINVLFTVGMLGFIGIFWMIPPGYSVLDSILMFCIGFAIFGPQMMIGLAAAELSHKKAAATSTGFVGFFAYIGAAFAGYPLGTITQGWGWEGFFWALLACCIISTFLLLPLWSVTASSLRSKNKFSPAASQTLASTSK, encoded by the coding sequence GTGAACACATTGCTCGCTTTGCTGCAACCAGCTCCCCACATTCCTGAGATAAAAGATAAAGAGGTTATTAGAACAGAATATAAATATTGGCGTATTCGTATTCTTTACTCCATGTTTATTGGATATGCCTTTTACTATTTCACGCGAAAAAGTTTTACGTTTGCCATGCCGGGGTTGATTCAAGATCTTGGCTTTGACAAGAGTCAGTTGGGAATTTTGGGAAGTATTCTTTCTTTAACGTACGGGGTGAGTAAATTTGCCAGCGGTGTGATTGGAGACCGTACAAATCCACGTTATATGATGGCGATCGGATTGATTTTGACGGGGATTTGCAATATTTGCTTTGGTTTGTCTTCTTCTATCTTCTTTTTTGCTCTATTTTGGGGACTCAATGGTTGGTTCCAGGGTTTTGGATGGCCGCCTTGTGCTCGTTTCTTGACTCAATGGTATTCTCATTCGGAGCGCGGCTCGTGGTGGTCGACTTGGAATGTTTCCCATAATGTGGGCGGTTTTTTAATTCCTTGGGTGGCTGGAGTTGCGCTGCAATACTTTGGCTGGCGCTATGCGATGTATTTCCCCGGGGTTTTGTGTATTTTAGTTGGATTCTTCTTAATTAATCGTTTAAGAGATACTCCCCAATCACTTGGCTTGCCTCCTATTGAAAAATACCGCAATGATTATGTCGACAAAGTCGAAAGTGAAGGCAATGAGAAAGAGTTAACCACCAAGCAGGTCCTGGTCGATTACGTTCTCAAGAATCCTTATCTTTGGATATTGGCGATCGCTTATTTCTTTGTCTATGCCGTTCGCACAGGAATCAATGATTGGACAGCTCTCTTTTTAGTGGAATCGAAGGGATATAGCAGCATCGGTGCCAATGGATGCGTCTCTTTATTCGAGGTAGGAGGGTTCTTTGGTAGTTTGGCCGCCGGCTGGTCGTCGGACCGCCTGTTTGGGGCCAAAAGAGGACCGATAAATGTGCTGTTTACTGTCGGAATGCTTGGTTTCATTGGAATCTTTTGGATGATCCCTCCCGGCTATTCTGTGTTAGATTCTATTCTTATGTTTTGCATCGGCTTTGCCATTTTTGGACCGCAAATGATGATTGGGTTGGCGGCGGCCGAATTGTCTCATAAAAAGGCGGCGGCCACTTCGACTGGATTTGTCGGATTTTTTGCCTACATTGGAGCCGCCTTTGCTGGCTATCCATTAGGGACCATTACTCAAGGATGGGGATGGGAAGGATTTTTCTGGGCACTGCTTGCTTGCTGTATCATATCCACCTTTTTACTCCTCCCTCTATGGTCTGTAACGGCGTCAAGCCTTCGCTCAAAAAATAAATTCTCTCCGGCAGCTTCTCAAACTCTTGCCTCCACTTCTAAATAA
- a CDS encoding FHA domain-containing protein, protein MIRLTINAQSDPEIHLFNKSTILMGADANLVDLVLAGASIQAIHLKIVEQNGFLILINQANDPFASVNGHPFGKKLLNSGDVILVQQHQILFENLATSTIIPSSAATSMNSLTPLLQEKLQKQEGTIPSEPACLVQAEASKGPLLTITLPFEAEVEALKDEEWKKTNLELYLNSGSPSQEEDSDSDLPLLASTSSHTSKQEHKKPTSLKDDYLRDLEDDNQLKKGEFHFASSEPSHLAQAWKWIIFFILSVLTISGLVGTVIYFSFSDRVEAQEIKAAQGVSDFAMALTHAKLYRLKPHNQNWADADFLKNNLLTILPDTASYANQVDAQGQFNCCPYTLRIYTNSDLSHFLLIAQPAPSILHWLIPKSTIVVDSAAMELRTLKDLRSLNRLLANPDPLEGINGKEISTLVKQGGLIRLSTLAAEANQPDFAPPKNLGWVKPGAENFIYNAPRYYRLGQSLMQKAVNLSTAKGTSQEVAALKQDVESFSNLNHFVIYADQGRKHALLTRQGLATFAPSDKILFGYLLFNNQGKIYQVHLLKEDEELKDPISLLSRDKDGDQIALGGSKIDFKDRHLADNAQHVDFNHPIYIQLQALTMARENELTPLSAALHNLLNHELQHPNNNFQIEFQTLSHTYLMADAKHRQSIKEALEILYHQYEDMPANQFIAFVKQLRLDQLIQQDDQTFSLADENCAQNIETMLVLIEKAKSLAELDNLIHIANTWLNFDYVKDPEELIKYQNLLRNSILAQLEKQLLSQTRQLSVKAEDRDLLQRILSHERLIKSEERDFFLEEFDELLAAGQSQQEEPASEQNKETPL, encoded by the coding sequence ATGATCCGGCTTACGATTAATGCCCAATCTGATCCAGAAATCCACCTATTCAATAAATCTACAATTTTGATGGGGGCGGATGCGAATCTCGTTGATTTAGTATTAGCCGGGGCCAGCATTCAAGCCATTCATTTAAAGATCGTCGAGCAGAATGGATTTTTAATCCTCATTAATCAAGCTAATGACCCATTTGCCTCTGTGAATGGCCATCCGTTTGGAAAAAAACTGCTCAATTCTGGCGATGTCATTTTAGTTCAGCAGCATCAGATTTTATTTGAAAATCTCGCGACATCTACGATCATTCCTTCTAGTGCTGCGACGTCGATGAACTCTCTAACACCTCTCTTGCAGGAGAAACTTCAAAAACAGGAGGGAACGATTCCCTCAGAGCCCGCCTGCCTTGTGCAAGCGGAGGCCTCTAAAGGGCCTCTGTTGACCATTACACTTCCCTTTGAAGCAGAAGTTGAAGCCTTAAAAGATGAGGAGTGGAAAAAAACCAATTTAGAGCTCTACTTAAACAGTGGCTCTCCCTCTCAAGAAGAAGATAGCGACTCCGATTTACCTCTCCTAGCATCTACATCCTCTCATACAAGCAAGCAAGAACACAAAAAGCCAACTAGCCTCAAGGATGACTATCTACGAGATCTAGAGGATGACAACCAGCTGAAAAAGGGCGAATTTCATTTTGCGAGTTCTGAGCCAAGCCACTTGGCACAGGCATGGAAATGGATTATCTTTTTCATTCTTTCCGTATTGACCATTTCAGGTCTTGTGGGAACGGTCATTTACTTCAGTTTTAGCGACCGTGTGGAAGCGCAAGAGATTAAAGCTGCTCAAGGAGTGTCTGACTTTGCCATGGCTTTAACGCATGCCAAATTGTATCGGCTTAAGCCTCACAATCAAAACTGGGCCGATGCTGACTTCCTAAAAAACAACCTGCTGACGATCCTGCCAGATACGGCTTCTTATGCCAATCAGGTGGATGCGCAAGGCCAGTTCAACTGCTGTCCGTATACCTTAAGAATTTATACCAATAGCGACTTATCACACTTCCTCTTGATCGCTCAACCGGCTCCAAGCATCCTCCATTGGCTGATTCCAAAGTCGACTATTGTGGTTGACTCAGCAGCCATGGAATTGCGCACCCTTAAAGACTTGCGCAGCCTGAACCGATTATTAGCCAATCCCGATCCTTTAGAAGGAATAAACGGTAAAGAGATTTCTACATTGGTCAAGCAGGGCGGTCTCATTCGTCTTTCTACATTAGCGGCAGAGGCGAATCAGCCAGATTTTGCGCCGCCTAAAAATTTAGGCTGGGTAAAGCCAGGCGCGGAGAATTTTATTTATAATGCCCCCCGTTATTACCGCCTTGGCCAGAGCCTGATGCAAAAAGCTGTCAATCTATCAACTGCGAAAGGTACGAGCCAAGAAGTCGCAGCTTTAAAGCAAGACGTCGAAAGCTTTTCCAACCTCAATCATTTTGTGATTTATGCAGACCAAGGGAGAAAACATGCCTTATTGACAAGGCAAGGCCTTGCGACATTTGCCCCTTCAGACAAAATCCTCTTTGGCTATTTGCTGTTCAACAATCAAGGCAAAATTTATCAGGTCCACCTCCTAAAGGAAGATGAGGAACTAAAAGATCCCATTTCCCTACTTTCGAGAGATAAAGATGGGGATCAAATCGCGCTGGGCGGATCAAAAATAGACTTCAAAGACCGCCACTTAGCTGACAACGCACAGCATGTCGATTTTAATCATCCGATCTACATTCAGCTGCAAGCCTTGACTATGGCCAGAGAAAATGAATTAACGCCGCTTTCGGCTGCATTGCACAACCTTTTAAATCACGAGCTGCAACATCCGAACAATAATTTTCAAATTGAATTCCAAACGCTGTCGCACACCTATTTGATGGCAGATGCCAAACATAGGCAATCGATCAAAGAGGCCTTAGAGATTCTTTATCATCAATATGAAGACATGCCGGCCAATCAATTTATAGCTTTTGTCAAACAGCTGCGGCTGGATCAGCTCATTCAACAAGATGACCAAACCTTCAGTCTAGCCGATGAAAACTGCGCCCAAAACATTGAAACCATGCTGGTTCTCATCGAAAAAGCCAAATCGCTTGCGGAGCTGGACAATCTTATTCACATCGCGAATACCTGGCTAAATTTCGACTATGTCAAAGATCCTGAAGAACTAATTAAATATCAGAATTTATTAAGAAATAGCATCTTAGCACAGCTTGAAAAGCAATTGCTTTCTCAAACGCGCCAACTGAGCGTTAAAGCAGAAGACAGAGACCTCTTGCAACGCATTCTAAGCCATGAACGCCTCATCAAATCGGAAGAAAGAGATTTCTTTTTAGAAGAATTCGATGAATTGCTGGCTGCTGGGCAGTCCCAACAAGAAGAGCCAGCCAGCGAGCAAAATAAAGAGACGCCTTTATAG
- the hisS gene encoding histidine--tRNA ligase, whose protein sequence is MKYPIPPGVFDIIPKDNQETWKSSYLWDFVEKTIRKTAKDFGYQEIRTPAFERTELFQRSVGETSDIVSKEMYTFEDKGGRSMSLRPEGTAPVMRAFIENQMHASAPIHKLFYIGPMFRYERAQAGRYRQHHQFGAEAIGNQSPEQDAELIDLLYTLYQRLGLKNLSLNLNSIGDLSCRLAFREALKDYLRPHLASLSQDSQNRFETNPLRILDSKDPRDKEIVAQAPSILDFLNEESREHFEKLKQLLTLLKIPYQINPLLVRGLDYYNKTVFEVVAGELGAQNSIGGGGRYDGLIRDLGGPDLPSIGFGTGIERIIQTMINQGIPLPTPPRPSLFLIPLGEEAKRVCFTLTHELRQHGIPCQMDFSGKKMGKLLQYADQIGSTYVAVIGDQELENQEIELKEMATGSKFKLAINELTPTLKIDVTGQTYLKLWEELSAPFASEGQNQFFAEKLKASLSQTQKLTEQVQHNIEKMKKLVEEPYDV, encoded by the coding sequence ATGAAGTATCCCATTCCACCAGGCGTTTTTGATATCATTCCCAAAGACAATCAAGAAACATGGAAGAGCTCTTATTTATGGGATTTTGTCGAAAAGACCATTCGCAAAACAGCAAAAGACTTTGGCTATCAAGAAATCCGCACACCCGCATTTGAGCGCACCGAACTTTTTCAGAGAAGCGTTGGCGAAACATCGGACATTGTATCCAAAGAGATGTATACCTTCGAAGACAAGGGCGGACGTTCGATGTCTCTTCGTCCAGAAGGTACAGCGCCTGTCATGCGTGCCTTCATTGAAAATCAAATGCATGCATCTGCACCCATCCACAAGCTCTTTTACATCGGCCCGATGTTCCGCTATGAAAGAGCACAAGCTGGCCGCTATCGCCAGCACCATCAATTTGGCGCCGAAGCGATCGGTAATCAATCCCCTGAACAAGATGCTGAGCTGATTGATTTGCTCTATACGCTGTATCAGCGCTTAGGATTAAAAAACTTAAGTTTAAACCTCAACTCGATCGGTGATCTGTCTTGCCGTTTAGCATTTAGAGAGGCTTTAAAAGACTATTTACGCCCTCATTTAGCCTCGCTTTCCCAAGACAGTCAAAACAGATTTGAGACCAATCCCTTACGTATTTTAGACTCCAAAGATCCCCGCGACAAAGAAATCGTCGCTCAAGCACCTTCCATTCTAGACTTCTTGAATGAAGAGTCGCGTGAACATTTTGAAAAACTCAAGCAGCTGCTAACCCTGCTTAAAATTCCCTATCAAATCAATCCGCTACTCGTACGAGGCTTGGATTACTACAACAAAACAGTTTTTGAAGTTGTGGCAGGCGAATTGGGAGCTCAAAATAGCATCGGCGGCGGCGGCCGCTACGACGGTTTAATTCGCGATCTTGGTGGACCTGATCTTCCGTCCATTGGATTCGGAACGGGGATTGAGCGCATCATTCAAACAATGATTAATCAAGGCATTCCCCTTCCTACGCCTCCTCGCCCAAGCCTATTCCTCATTCCACTTGGAGAAGAAGCTAAACGGGTCTGCTTTACACTGACACATGAGCTGAGACAGCACGGCATCCCTTGCCAAATGGATTTTAGCGGAAAAAAAATGGGAAAATTGCTGCAGTATGCGGATCAAATTGGATCCACCTATGTAGCTGTCATTGGCGATCAAGAATTGGAAAACCAGGAAATTGAATTAAAAGAAATGGCAACAGGTAGTAAATTCAAGCTAGCCATTAATGAGCTCACGCCCACTCTAAAAATCGATGTGACGGGGCAAACTTATTTAAAGCTATGGGAAGAGCTCTCTGCACCATTTGCAAGCGAAGGACAAAATCAATTTTTCGCTGAAAAATTGAAAGCTTCGCTTTCTCAAACGCAGAAGCTAACCGAACAAGTGCAACATAATATAGAAAAAATGAAGAAACTAGTGGAAGAACCATATGATGTTTGA
- the aspS gene encoding aspartate--tRNA ligase, translating to MFDYRRTHTCGALRKEDINAQVTLSGWVNRRRDHGGLIFIDLRDRFGLTQLVFDPIKSPNAHAAAEKLRSEWVISIKGTVIPRQEGMANPKLPTGDIEILVHEMEILSKAKTPPFSVSDELIDVNEELRLKYRYLDIRRGDVAKKLITRHQAMLAIRKHLDAQGFLEISTPILGKSTPEGARDYLVPSRIYPGLFYALPQSPQIFKQLLMVSGMDRYFQIAQCFRDEDLRADRQPEFTQVDMEMSFGTPEDLMPIIEGLIKVVFKACSNIDVPTPFRRLTHETCMEKYGCDRPDMRFGMELHNLNAIAAKSTFSVFLDQLRVNGIIKGFCVKGGAELSRKAIDEYTDFVGRLGIKGLAWIKRQDTGLSSSIVKFFPEDVQQELIAEMQMEVGDLIFMVADAPARTNQALDHLRRKVARDRGLVDPHHYEFLWVTDFPLFSWNEEEGRLQSEHHPFTSPNLEDIHLFETEPLKMRSSGYDIVLNGYEIGGGSQRIHNSELQQKIFEILKLSPEELETKFGFFLEALSYGTPPHLGIALGLDRLIMILTQTENIRDVIAFPKTQKASDLMMECPSKVATEQLKELEIRVPDAQFSWT from the coding sequence ATGTTTGATTACCGCAGAACCCACACCTGTGGGGCATTACGCAAAGAAGATATTAACGCGCAAGTCACTTTGTCCGGATGGGTCAATCGCAGACGCGACCACGGCGGACTTATTTTTATTGATTTACGCGACCGCTTCGGCCTGACCCAGCTTGTTTTCGATCCCATCAAAAGCCCAAATGCTCATGCAGCCGCAGAAAAACTCCGCTCCGAGTGGGTTATTTCCATTAAAGGCACTGTTATTCCCCGCCAAGAAGGAATGGCCAATCCAAAGCTGCCAACTGGCGACATTGAAATTTTAGTTCACGAAATGGAAATTTTGTCCAAAGCCAAGACACCTCCTTTTTCTGTTTCCGACGAATTGATTGATGTCAATGAAGAATTGCGTCTCAAATATCGCTATTTAGATATTCGCAGAGGCGATGTAGCCAAGAAATTGATCACCCGCCACCAAGCCATGTTAGCCATCAGGAAGCATCTGGATGCGCAGGGCTTTTTAGAAATTTCTACGCCTATTTTAGGAAAATCAACGCCAGAGGGCGCTCGCGACTACCTTGTTCCTTCGCGTATTTACCCTGGATTATTTTACGCCCTTCCGCAATCGCCTCAAATCTTTAAGCAGCTTTTAATGGTATCTGGAATGGATCGCTATTTCCAGATTGCTCAATGCTTTAGAGACGAAGACTTGCGCGCAGACCGTCAGCCTGAATTCACTCAAGTCGATATGGAAATGAGCTTTGGAACGCCTGAAGACTTGATGCCTATTATTGAAGGACTCATCAAAGTCGTCTTCAAGGCATGCTCCAATATCGATGTTCCAACACCATTCCGCAGGCTCACGCATGAAACCTGCATGGAAAAATATGGCTGCGACAGACCCGACATGCGTTTTGGCATGGAGCTTCACAACCTGAACGCCATTGCTGCCAAATCAACATTCTCTGTTTTCCTCGATCAATTGCGTGTAAACGGGATAATCAAAGGCTTCTGCGTCAAAGGCGGAGCCGAACTGTCGCGCAAAGCCATCGACGAGTACACGGATTTCGTCGGACGCCTTGGGATCAAAGGACTTGCCTGGATTAAAAGACAAGATACAGGCCTTAGCTCCAGCATCGTAAAGTTCTTCCCAGAAGATGTTCAACAAGAATTGATCGCCGAAATGCAAATGGAAGTGGGCGACCTTATCTTCATGGTGGCCGATGCCCCTGCTAGAACCAATCAGGCGCTTGATCACTTAAGACGCAAAGTTGCCCGCGATAGAGGCCTCGTCGATCCTCATCACTATGAATTTTTATGGGTCACCGACTTCCCGCTATTTAGCTGGAATGAAGAAGAAGGACGCCTCCAAAGCGAGCATCACCCCTTTACATCTCCAAACCTGGAAGACATCCACTTGTTTGAGACAGAACCTCTAAAGATGCGTTCATCAGGCTACGACATTGTCCTGAATGGCTACGAAATCGGGGGCGGCTCGCAACGTATCCACAACAGCGAGCTTCAACAAAAGATTTTTGAAATCTTAAAGCTCTCTCCAGAAGAATTGGAAACCAAGTTTGGCTTCTTCCTGGAAGCGCTAAGTTATGGAACGCCTCCCCATCTAGGAATCGCGTTAGGGCTCGATCGATTGATCATGATTTTGACCCAAACAGAAAATATCCGCGATGTGATTGCATTCCCCAAAACACAGAAAGCTAGCGACTTAATGATGGAATGCCCATCTAAAGTAGCTACGGAACAACTTAAAGAGTTGGAAATCCGTGTACCGGACGCTCAATTTTCTTGGACTTAA